In Dromiciops gliroides isolate mDroGli1 chromosome 4, mDroGli1.pri, whole genome shotgun sequence, one DNA window encodes the following:
- the EVI2B gene encoding protein EVI2B translates to MDPRHFILMLFCGCLTNTVLSETRAISTVSPETIPFTSSVSNTVAHFGNGTENPLNQTLQVIHTPSGQPSSSPISRASGQPPTSPVPGSSGQLKIPPAPNSSGQPPLSSIRKSSGPTPVPPVPKSSSQPIASLILNSTRQQPGSPVPSFSSQAPESPISSSSQSPASTGSESTRQPPPSVTNSTRQSPVTPVHISSQKPPAPSGPSPTEQSISTFPTPAFNQEENNNPPPTKPQSSTANSIAAVLIGTILTFMIVTIFIIVVWKCFRKPIARDQNWAGRSPFADGETPDMCMDYSRENGKSVKRSSIVSLEIWKPNKSMLLADDLDVKLFDSSENCDECPKSDVEKTEELPNGTSEDSADRSTVGTAISSSEETESTPAPPLLDLDGPGNPNADSSNSLENDFSHLPPPLDCLNTEDTQEIPPLTDPSALPPPPEVLLREQEEHNSQVRNSVSPPLETRFPTPLDSSQQALDELLPPPPVELL, encoded by the coding sequence ATGGATCCCAGGCATTTCATCCTAATGCTCTTCTGTGGCTGCCTGACAAACACAGTTCTTTCAGAGACCAGGGCAATCTCAACAGTCTCACCTGAGACGATTCCTTTTACATCATCAGTGTCTAATACAGTGGCTCATTTTGGAAACGGAACAGAGAACCCTCTCAATCAAACATTACAAGTGATCCACACTCCTTCAGGACAACCATCATCTTCACCCATCTCCAGGGCCTCTGGGCAGCCACCAACTTCACCAGTCCCTGGATCCTCTGGGCAACTAAAAATACCACCTGCTCCTAATTCCTCGGGACAACCACCGTTATCATCCATTCGCAAGTCTTCTGGTCCAACACCAGTACCACCTGTCCCCAAGTCCTCCAGTCAACCAATAGCATCACTTATCTTAAATTCCACCAGGCAACAACCAGGATCTCCAGTCCCGAGCTTCTCTAGTCAAGCACCAGAATCACCCATCAGCTCCTCCAGTCAATCGCCAGCATCAACTGGCTCCGAATCCACTAGGCAACCACCACCATCAGTCACCAACTCTACCAGGCAATCACCAGTAACACCAGTTCACATCTCCTCCCAGAAACCACCAGCACCATCTGGCCCCAGCCCCACCGAGCAATCAATATCAACTTTTCCTACTCCAGCATTCAACCAAGAAGagaacaacaacccccccccaaccaaGCCTCAGAGCTCTACTGCCAATTCAATAGCTGCTGTGTTAATTGGCACCATTCTGACCTTTATGATAGTCACTATATTTATAATTGTTGTCTGGAAATGCTTTAGAAAACCAATCGCCCGTGACCAAAACTGGGCTGGCCGGTCTCCCTTTGCTGATGGAGAAACTCCTGATATGTGTATGGACTACAGCAGAGAAAACGGAAAATCCGTAAAACGCTCATCAATTGTTTCACTGGAGATCTGGAAGCCCAACAAAAGCATGCTCTTAGCAGATGATCTGGATGTGAAATTGTTTGACTCAAGTGAAAATTGTGATGAATGCCCTAAGTCGGATGTGGAGAAAACAGAAGAACTGCCCAATGGGACATCAGAGGACAGCGCTGACAGATCTACAGTTGGCACTGCTATTTCTTCTTCAGAAGAGACGGAATCGACCCCAGCTCCTCCTCTCCTTGATTTAGATGGGCCAGGAAATCCAAATGCTGACTCATCCAACTCCCTTGAAAATGACTTttctcatctcccacctcctctGGACTGCCTCAACACCGAGGACACTCAGGAAATTCCTCCTCTCACTGACCCTTCTgcactgccccctcctccagaaGTTCTCCTCAGAGAGCAGGAGGAACACAACTCACAAGTTCGTAATTCAGTTTCACCCCCATTAGAGACCCGGTTTCCCACTCCTCTTGACTCTAGTCAACAAGCCTTGGATGAATTGCTGCCTCCACCACCTGTGGAATTATTGTAA
- the OMG gene encoding oligodendrocyte-myelin glycoprotein produces MEYQILKMSPCLLILLLLAPGILCICPHQCTCSEKHRRVDCSGRNLTLLPPGLQENIVHLNLSSNLFTDLHNQLTQYTNLRTLDVSNNMLERLPEQLPRSLWEMYATNNAIKLLDKSDTAYQWNLRRLDVSRNMLERVVLIRNTLSNLASLNLSSNKLWTVPTNMPPNIKTVDLSSNSLTQILPGTLVKLINLTHLYLHNNKFTHIPDQAFDHLSQLQVITLYNNRWACEDKQNVTYLLKWVLQTTAQVVGSPCSNYTTPWQNHTEQPTLSAGTSSTFTGSGAQATDAISSLSLETLHKVTKIPKQYRTKESTFSATLSKSVVLPSTDKSLVLYPEDLPTGKTNSHEAAAATLTIHIQDATSFNSSFMSSTKSSTTPMTLSITSGVPSSFSGMAQQSTTLTLRREETTTSAFNAHLPSTASIWRAYVLHVLGITVAVIMVVLTG; encoded by the coding sequence ATGGAATATCAGATATTGAAAATGTCTCCCTGCCTGCTTATCCTCCTGCTTCTCGCCCCTGGCATTCTGTGTATCTGTCCTCACCAATGTACATGCTCAGAAAAGCACAGGCGGGTGGATTGTTCAGGCAGAAACTTGACTCTGTTGCCCCCTGGActccaagagaacattgttcacttAAACCTGTCCTCTAACCTCTTCACTGATCTTCATAACCAGCTAACTCAATATACCAACCTGAGGACCCTTGACGTGTCCAACAACATGCTGGAACGCCTCCCTGAGCAGCTGCCCAGGTCCCTCTGGGAAATGTATGCCACCAACAACGCCATCAAACTTCTGGACAAGTCGGATACTGCCTATCAGTGGAACCTCCGGCGCCTGGATGTTTCTAGGAATATGCTGGAGAGGGTTGTTCTCATCAGAAATACCCTCAGTAATCTTGCGTCCCTCAATCTCAGCAGTAACAAGCTCTGGACGGTGCCCACCAACATGCCCCCCAACATAAAGACAGTGGACCTGTCTAGCAATTCTTTGACCCAAATTCTTCCAGGCACATTAGTGAAGCTGATAAACCTCACACACCTTTACCTACACAACAACAAGTTCACGCATATTCCCGATCAAGCTTTCGACCACCTGTCTCAGTTGCAAGTGATCACTTTGTACAACAATCGGTGGGCTTGTGAGGACAAACAAAACGTCACCTATTTACTGAAGTGGGTACTGCAAACCACAGCTCAGGTGGTTGGGTCTCCATGTTCCAACTACACAACGCCCTGGCAGAACCACACTGAACAACCTACCCTTTCGGCAGGGACCTCAAGCACTTTCACCGGCAGTGGCGCACAGGCCACGGATGCCATTAGTTCCCTGAGTCTGGAAACCCTACACAAGGTGACCAAAATACCCAAACAATATCGAACAAAGGAGTCCACATTCAGTGCCACTCTAAGCAAAAGCGTAGTCCTTCCAAGCACTGATAAGTCTTTGGTTCTCTATCCAGAAGACCTGCCCACAGGAAAGACAAACTCCCATGAAGCGGCAGCGGCAACACTGACCATTCATATTCAAGACGCCACCAGCTTCAACTCCAGCTTCATGAGTTCCACAAAGTCATCTACAACTCCCATGACCCTAAGCATCACCAGTGGTGTGCCGAGCAGCTTCTCCGGAATGGCTCAGCAAAGCACAACTCTCACCTTAAGGAGAGAGGAGACAACCACCAGTGCTTTTAATGCTCACTTACCTTCCACAGCAAGTATCTGGAGAGCATACGTGCTGCATGTCTTAGGGATCACTGTTGCTGTAATAATGGTCGTGCTGACTGGCTGA